Genomic DNA from Oceanispirochaeta sp.:
GTCGGAATTTACAATTCCAATATTATTTCCAGTGATCTCGGTTCAAATGTCTCCATTAATAATGTCAATCTTCTCTCTCATTACATCATTGAAAATGAAGTGATCCTTCTGAATATCAACGAACTTGTCACCACAAATTATGCTAAATTCGGAAATGGTATTATAAAAGAAGGAGAAGATGAATCGATAAGGATATGGGTTGAAATTGCCAATGAGAACGGCGGTAGAAGGGTTCTGCCTTTTGACGGGATGACTGCCGGAGACGCCTGGTTATGGTCCCGCTACCGTGATCGAACTGCCCTTCTGGATAAACTCAAATCCCTGACTCAGAACAGTTTTGATAAAAAACGCGGGTATTATGGCCGCATAGGCACCGGGTCAGTTCTTAAACACTGTCGAATTCTAAAAGATGTCTATGTGGGCAGCAATGCCTATATCAAAGGGTCTAATAAGCTTAAAAACCTGACCATTAACAGCTGTGCAGAATCCCCCACACAGATAGGAGAGGGGGTTGAGCTCGTTAATGGAATTATCGGCTATGGGTGCCATATTTTTTACGGTGTCAGCGCCGTCAGGTTTGTAATGGATGACCACACCAATTTGAAATACGGCGCCCGGTTGATCAACTCCTTTCTTGGAAATAATTCTACCATATCCTGCTGTGAAGTTCTGAACGCCCTGATCTACCCCGGTCATGAGCAGCATCACAACAGTTCCTTCCTCTGTGCATCCACCATTTTAGGTCAAAGCAACATGGCATCGGGGGCGACCATCGGATCCAATCATAATTCGAGAGGAAATGATGGTGAAATATTCGCCGGGAGAGGGTTCTGGCCCGGTTTAAGCACAAGTCTGAAGCATAACTGCCGTTTTGCCTCATTCAATCTCCTTGTTAAAGGAGCCTATCCTGCAGAAATTGATAATCCACTGCCCTTCTCACTGGTCTCCAATGACGAGAGCCATAATTGCCTGAATATCATTCCTGCCTACTGGTTCAGATACAATATGTATGCCCTGGCCAGAAATGCCTGGAAATATGCTAACCGGGATAAGAGGTTAGAGAAGAAACATCTTATCATATTTGATTATCTGGCTCCGGATACTGTGAATGAAATTTTTAGAGCCATGGAAATCATAAGAACTCTGGTAGAAGAGACCAGGGATTATCAGCAGCAGAAAATATATGCGACAGCCCATGA
This window encodes:
- a CDS encoding DUF4954 family protein, translating into MNIIKKHPLKEIGTGFIPEKFLPQGKDEYYIRKRQLGESISHRHLSAHEIEVLVKNANSADDWNSIYVTDHFDPKLVKNNQFHGLIRIGDLESLYLEFHDIPLPVGIYNSNIISSDLGSNVSINNVNLLSHYIIENEVILLNINELVTTNYAKFGNGIIKEGEDESIRIWVEIANENGGRRVLPFDGMTAGDAWLWSRYRDRTALLDKLKSLTQNSFDKKRGYYGRIGTGSVLKHCRILKDVYVGSNAYIKGSNKLKNLTINSCAESPTQIGEGVELVNGIIGYGCHIFYGVSAVRFVMDDHTNLKYGARLINSFLGNNSTISCCEVLNALIYPGHEQHHNSSFLCASTILGQSNMASGATIGSNHNSRGNDGEIFAGRGFWPGLSTSLKHNCRFASFNLLVKGAYPAEIDNPLPFSLVSNDESHNCLNIIPAYWFRYNMYALARNAWKYANRDKRLEKKHLIIFDYLAPDTVNEIFRAMEIIRTLVEETRDYQQQKIYATAHEFLCGENIPTLNADNIESGKRSVIILKPCEAYRVYRDMLLLFAVKTLVTSKIDARVILKTIHGCKKRSDWENVGGQLIRKTQVKKLLEGIEKDRVNSWEGIHDFYLREALEYPKDLVDHAFSTLKELFQLEKMEENENSLQGIFHRSLEINRNLDEKCYASRSKDYSNPFRNITYSSDIERDAVVGRLDDDSFIVKNREDTQALEDLIKEYL